Genomic window (Rhododendron vialii isolate Sample 1 chromosome 4a, ASM3025357v1):
ATAAAGCATGTAGATCCGCAGTAACGCCACTCCAAAACGGAGTGCCCCTGGCATCTGCTGAGGAAGTAGACGCTAGTGTTGCCTGCTTGGCCAGGCCATGGGCGAGACGAACATCTTGGCGGTCAACCTTGGTAATCCTGCAAAAAGCTAACTTCGAAATTTCCAATCCAAGGTTGCGCAACAAAAAGGTGTTGGCGAAGTGCGGCTCAGAGCGCCTTGCTAACTACATGACAGCATTTAAACAATCAGAATAAATGAAAACAACATTGAAGTTGTGAAGTACAGACCAGGCGACGCCCAAAAGAATGGCCATAAGTTCAGTTTGTAAGGGCGAGGCACTGTGGCATGCTACAGAACACTGTTGGAAGATAGTCCCATCATTATGGGTGGCATAGAAGCCCAGAACACTCCGTGGGTTGCTGGCTTTCCAAGCCCCATCAATATGCAAGTTAACCACTCGTTGTTCAAACATAATGTAAGGAGGATAGGATTTGAGAACAAAGGTTGGTGGTGGCTGTGCGAGAGAGGGAGTGTGGTTCCGGTTGGTAAGAACGTTTTGAGTGTTCCATAGAGATGCTCGCTTAAACCAGAGAGAGCTGTAATGAGCCATGGCTAAGGCAGAACTGCAAGCAAAAGGCCTAGCGGAAAAGACTTGCTCATTTCTCGTTTTCCATATCGCCCACAGAATTGCAATGAAGTGACGGAAGGCATCTAAGTCAGTGGCAGAGGTTGTGAGTTGTAAAATCCAATCCAGAAGCCAattcttaaaagaaaaatttgCCGTTTGGTCCGCCAAGGTGGTTAAGAATGGGGATCCTGCCCAAACCGGAACCGTGAGCGGGCATTGCAAAAAAAGTCGTGCAATTTTGAGAGAAAGTTGAAAGTCGTCAGACTCGATAGTCCTATTTGTTGGGAATCCTTTTTCAGTAGGTAAATTATTTATGTATTGGCAATGTGTGGATAATTGTGGAATGCATTAACTAAAGACAGCTCACATCCAAGGGTCCAATACAATGttttaagaatttatttttttcaatcgatagaacCGAACATTTTACATAAGATATGAGGCATAAAGTACAAACCCAGGACACGACATCAATTGTGAAAGTTTACGAGACAACCAAGcgaacaactcaaccaatataagaaataaacccattatagggtagagaaacaaagaaagaaaggaaatgcCCTCTAAGGGAGACACCATCATTATATTCTAAATTTATAACTTACTCTCTgtggagatatcatcattatactttaaTTTACTTGCTAACTTTTCAACATGTAATtcacttttaggggcaaaatggaaacgtaccaatttttacccactaactttacgaaattaacacttattaaggaacaatccaaaataaaatattggacTGTAAAAAAGGAACGCAGGGAGTACTACATTTTACACACTCCATAGAAACAGTTGCTAAAGTTCAGCCTCATATCTTCAAGCATTTTTGTCTTTGTACAGCCACCATACAACGAATACGGTAGACAGTCATTTCTTCCCTGTGGATCTTGAGAATCAAGCACACGGTGTATATTGTAGCCTTCAGGGTCAGAACCGTCGGTTGCTAGAAAATCATAGGTAGAAATTTTAATGGAACGCTCAAAAGAATATATTTTCTTAAATTATTTAAGTTTATGTACGGTGTGCTTGTGCGATGCAAGGTGAGAGTAACTACATAATTTCCTACCATTTGTAAAAACtacataaactattttttttatgtcataAAAAATGATCGATGTCTTGAAAGTTGAAAAGATATTTCATGTAGTAAAAACATAGGGGGGAAAAATCGGGGCATTTGATTTGAGACTAGCTCCTTAATTGAGAGGAAATTTACAAATACCTCTTACCCTAATTGTTAACTTTTCAATCAGTCTTAAGATTCACAATAATTCCCTCAATAACTACTAGATATTAGTCATTTGATTACATTCCATAATCTCGCTCTCATATGATCTTcaaattaaaccaatctagtaatatttttcttcaacttttATGGGGGCATTTGAGTCTAGCTCCTTAATTGGGAGAAAACTTACAAATACCTCCGACCCTAATTTCTAACTTTCCAATCAGTCTTAAGATTCACAATATTCCTATAATACTACCATCAATAACTACTAGattgtatttgaatttggtaggttaatatTTTCCttactaaacttaatttatttagaaatGAAATCTTATTTGttaggaaagcttttattttcttccttcatttcctattccagcagattatcttcctatttctttaattttatgagttcctattttataaataagtgtttggatgtttattggatagaaccggaaccgaaccaaaaccggaccggtcttccggtttggttctggttaggtttcatgcatatatttgttaggttctggttcccaattttctagaaccgtttaAAATGGTCCGATTACTGGTTTTTTAGAGAAtcggaccaatccggaccgtgtacacccctatGCCTTCTAACAAAGCCAATctaatatttttcttcaatttttacgTTTCTCTACCTAAAGTAGTAGTataactgaaaaagaaaatgacttaATTCAATATCTGttcaaattaaattttgaaaacgAATATTTCACAAAGTAATCGAATAATATCTACATTGCTCTAAAGAAaaattttatggaaaaaaaaaaaaagtggtacCAAACATTTTGTCACAGTAGCACCGCATAATCTACCCACCACCCAAATACACTAACTTGTCATAATATTTCTCTGCCTACATGACCCAATACCTTTTTCTCTtcaaagtgaaaagaaaaatattaaacatcaCAAGAAATAATGGTACAGATTTCGGGAATAATTACACTAATATTTCCCCAAAAAGGATATCCTCTTAAATGCCcaaattcaatattttcctATACTTACCAACATATATTAAACATGACCAATCAACTAAGGCATTCATTCCTCAAGGACAAAACCGTAAGTCCGCACGCCAATGATGTGTATAAAAGGGGCACTGAAGCTATTTTCAAGtatataatcaaaatatgtataCCAAAGGGAAGCATACAATGGAGGTCTGCTCGAAGCTTGTGGCAATGGCTCTTGGGTTGGTTCTAGCTGTGGCTATGGTTGCTGGCCCGGCCGAGGCCCGAATGCTCGAAAGGGTTCGATTTGGGATGTTGCCTAAAGCATTCGTACCTCCATCTGGACCATCTTGGAGGTATACCTATAGCCCGCCACCACCAACACGACAACGCTTGCTGCATTTTGGGATGTTGCCTAAAGGGATCGTACCTCCATCTGGGCCATCTTGGAGGTATACCTATAGCCCGCCACCACCAGGGCGACAACCCTCACTACATTTTGGGATGTTGCCTAAAGGGGTCATACTACGCCCATCTGGACCGTCTTCCAAAAGCAATGTACCGCCGTCGCCgtcgccgccaccgccaccacatcACTAACTGCATTTATCTCCATCTGGAGATTGGGAGCCAAAAGATGGGCCCATTGTAGGTCCTTCTGTCATCTATAAATCACATTGAATAAATGAAATCCCATGCCCAAACCTTCTGTACATctactcatctctctctacttgGATATCCTTTTTCTTGGGccatttaatttacttatttggCCGAGTTTGTAATGAATGAAATCATTGTCTTTGGTATCATTCTATCTGAAACTTTCGTTAGATTTGCATTTGATGTATTCAAGTAATCATTCATCTTGACAAGCTGAATCTAAGAAGTAATAAAATTATGAcctcaaacaaaagaaaataaccaaaTATGAAAAAAGTTCGGAACATGTGCCTTTAGAATCATCTCATCTTAAACTTTTCTCAAACTTCGGTGCATATGTTTATAGTTCTCTAATTCCTTTTGTCTGGGCAAGttacaaaacttaaaattttggcaaaaagttgatactaaatttttttccaaaattcgaATAACgccaaatgtttttaagaataattaattttgtccaAATTCATCGTTACTGTTTTTGGAAGATTCAATGCACACAGATCCACAGTGATgggtgtgtggggcccactttgggtccCACAAATATATCCAAACCATTCATTACATTTCAAATAGTCTTTTATTCATTCCtccaaaaatcaactcaatatgAGAGTGTTTGATCCGATCTTTCAATTTATTGTTTATAGAGCTTTGGAGAAAAGTTAAACAAGTTGGTAGTGTTGTTTGGGATTGTAGACACTCAATCCAGGCCTCTAAGGTTCTTTAAATTCttcgatgatgaaataaaggaaataaaACCTTCTAGAGCATGAATGTGGACTCCCACAACCCAAAAGCATAAGatcccaaaaacccagaaaagcCCAAGATTGAGCTTGTAATACCGCACGAGACACCTCTACACCGCAGGGTGTAATAAAATTTGTTTCACCACACGAGGTCATGAGGTACACCGCATGGTATTTTTGGAAAAGTTTTGACTAGCTCAGAAAACTATCGGCCATGCTCATTTGAGCCACAGCTCAAAGTTTGCTTGGCAAGAAATACACTTCTAGCCGGCCTAGAAGATGCCTCCCCCATTTGCATTGCtaatccttggctcttgcctaaAAATCCCCCCCCGTCAGAGAAAATGACACTCCTTACTCCTGGCCCATTGATTCTTGAATTCCCTCTTCTCACACTCATTATCcccaagtcttgagaaagttaTTCTGACATTCTCTTgactttctttctctctctacaaaaattTCATTCACCCTCGCTTCCAAACCTTAGTGCTCCACTAGCCTTGGGATCCCATCATTCCAAAAGCTCTAAACCCACACACTCATCATACTCACCCACACTTATCCATCCCCATTCAagctcaaaaccgaaggtaaaGGCAAGTTTCTTTGGGCCAAACTTAGCCTTGGCCCTGAGGGGACTTTCTGTAGTCACACTTGACCTGTTTCATTTAGTGCtaacttaaaaactattttcagaAACTAAAACCAGCTATTGTACTAGACCCACTAAACCGTGCGGTGTGATAGTACACCGCACGATTTAGTGTGGTACCATGTACGGCTTTTTAATGTATAGTTATTTGTTTTGACTGTCTTGATCATATTCACTCACTGTTGGGTCTGCTAATATTGCTTAGATATTGATTCGGGTGTATTTCATAATGTAGTTTATCCAAAAATCATGCCTTTGGCTTATTAAAATGGGTTTTTATGATCATTCATGATGATCAAGTGCATCAAACAGGTCTTTGCAAACTATTTTTCATAAAAGACAGATGCCTGGGTCCATGGTTTGCTTCAGTCTGAAAatacaaaacatttcaaaatgaGTGGGAAGTCATGCCGTATGAAGTTTTAAGGAACATTGTATGTCGTAGCTAGTATACCGTGCGAGGTTCTGAGCAATAATAGTGGACTGACAGTAGGAAAATATTCCACGCGGTGTACCAAAAGACCGTGCGAGGTAATCAGGTACACCATGCGGTCTTGTTTGTGATCAA
Coding sequences:
- the LOC131323916 gene encoding uncharacterized protein LOC131323916: MEVCSKLVAMALGLVLAVAMVAGPAEARMLERVRFGMLPKAFVPPSGPSWRYTYSPPPPTRQRLLHFGMLPKGIVPPSGPSWRYTYSPPPPGRQPSLHFGMLPKGVILRPSGPSSKSNVPPSPSPPPPPHH